CACGGTCGACGTTTATGGCTTGGGTGCATTACTGTACGAGCTATTGACGGGTCGACCGCCGTTTTCGGCGCCGACGAATTTCGAGACCATGCGACAGGTCGTCACGGACGCGCCCACCAAACCATCCTTGTTGCAGCCTTCGGTGCCGCGCGCTCTCGAACAAATTTGCATGAAGTGCCTGGAGAAGCGGCCCAAGGACCGCTATCCCTCGGCGCAAGCGCTGGCCGACGATCTGGCGACGTTCCTCGAAGGAGAACATCCCTCGGCGGCGCTCGAGCGGCCCAGCGGAATGCGTCGCTGGCGCGGACGCCGCCCGATATCTTCACGGGGAGGGCGGGGCCAATCACGGGCCGAGCGCAACTGGCAACTAACGATGATCGGCCTGCTGTCGTTGGTCGTCATCATGATGGGAATTGCCGGACTGGTTCATCATCGCAACAAACATCACGAATCTGCCGACGGCGCAGGCGCGACGGCGCTACCCGTGATCCCCCTGGCGCCGATCCGCGTGGGCGTGCTGCACTCGCTGACCGGCACGATGGCCATCAGCGAATCGGCCGTCGTCGACGCCACGCTGTTGGCGATCGACGAACTGAACGAACAGGGAGGCCTGCTGGGGCGGAAGATCGAAGCCATCGTGCGCGACGGCCGCTCGGACTCTGCCACCTTTGCCGCCGAGGCAAAGAAGCTGATCAAAGACGAGGGCGTCTGCACGGTTTTCGGCTGTTGGACTTCGGCCAGCCGGAAGACGGTGCTCCCCATCTTCGAGACCAACGACAACCTGCTCGTGTATCCCGTGGAGTTCGAGGGATTGGAGGAATCAACCAACGTCGTCTATATCGGCGCGGTACCCAACCAGCAGATCATTCCGGCCGTGAAATGGTGCTTTGCCTTTCTGGATCGGCGGCGATTCTTTTTGATCGGTTCCGACTATGTATTTCCGCGTGCCGCCAACGAGATCGTCAAGGATGAATTGAAGAAGCTGAAAAGTTCGGGGGTCGAAGTCGTCGGCGAGGCTTACATTCCGATGGGAGAGACCGATTGCGCCGACGTCATCCGCCAGATCAAGGAAGCGCGGCCCGACGTCATACTGAATTCCATCAACGGCGACAGCAACATCGCCTTCTTCCGCGCGCTGCGGACCGCGGGGATCAAACCGGGAGAGGTGCCGGTCGTGTCGTTCTCGATCGGCGAGCAAGAATTGCGCAGCATGAAGATCGAGGACGTGGTCGGCGACTATGTAGCGCGCAACTACTTCCAAAGCACCGACCGGCCGGAAAATCAGAAGTTCCTGGAACGATTCTGGGCCCGCTACGGCCAACAGCGGGTCGTCGGCGACGCGATGGAATCTGCCTATCTGGGCGTACACCTGTGGGCGCAAGCCGTAGCGAAGGCGGGCACGGACGACGCGATGAAAATCCGCGACGGGTTTCGCGGCCAGGAGTATCTTGGCCCGGGCGGACGCGTGTATGTCGATCCTGTGCTGCTGAATACGCACCGCATCTCGCGCATCGGGCGCATTCGCTCGGACGGTCAGTTCGATGCCATCTCTGGATCCGAAAGCCCGGTCGCGCCCGAAATTTTTCCCAAGACGCGTACCCGCGAACAGTGGGAAGCGTTCTTGGAGTCGCTCTACGACAAGTGGGACCACAGTTGGAGTGGCCCCACCGAATAGCCGCCGCGCCTACGACTGCGACGGAGCCTTGTGCTCTGGCATCCCCGGCAGGCTGGCCCGCAACCGTTGCATGCCGCGCAGCCAACGGTCGTAGTCAGCCGCCTTGCGACGAAAGAACTCGGCGACTTCCGGATGGGGCAGGATCAGGAATTGCTCGGTGGCGAGCCCCTTCA
The sequence above is drawn from the Pirellulales bacterium genome and encodes:
- a CDS encoding transporter substrate-binding protein — protein: MTTDSRITDLLSRWDSLREQGQTLSVEELCGQHPELADELRKHLELADRPSGSVNETLNEPATAESDPSSEVAKASPRTKTNYPNVPGYEFVGELGRGGMGVVYKARQTNLNRLVAIKTILAGEQAGTRDRARFYAEAEAVARLGHANIVQIYDIGECDGAPYFSMEFVDGPSLHRRLESKPVDATTAALLIETVALAIDYAHQRGIVHRDLKPANILMAGPADASLQDCTPKLTDFGLARQLQEDVRLTQTGVVLGTPCYMAPEQVEDPTADIHPTVDVYGLGALLYELLTGRPPFSAPTNFETMRQVVTDAPTKPSLLQPSVPRALEQICMKCLEKRPKDRYPSAQALADDLATFLEGEHPSAALERPSGMRRWRGRRPISSRGGRGQSRAERNWQLTMIGLLSLVVIMMGIAGLVHHRNKHHESADGAGATALPVIPLAPIRVGVLHSLTGTMAISESAVVDATLLAIDELNEQGGLLGRKIEAIVRDGRSDSATFAAEAKKLIKDEGVCTVFGCWTSASRKTVLPIFETNDNLLVYPVEFEGLEESTNVVYIGAVPNQQIIPAVKWCFAFLDRRRFFLIGSDYVFPRAANEIVKDELKKLKSSGVEVVGEAYIPMGETDCADVIRQIKEARPDVILNSINGDSNIAFFRALRTAGIKPGEVPVVSFSIGEQELRSMKIEDVVGDYVARNYFQSTDRPENQKFLERFWARYGQQRVVGDAMESAYLGVHLWAQAVAKAGTDDAMKIRDGFRGQEYLGPGGRVYVDPVLLNTHRISRIGRIRSDGQFDAISGSESPVAPEIFPKTRTREQWEAFLESLYDKWDHSWSGPTE